The proteins below come from a single Aegilops tauschii subsp. strangulata cultivar AL8/78 chromosome 6, Aet v6.0, whole genome shotgun sequence genomic window:
- the LOC109750898 gene encoding putative F-box/kelch-repeat protein At1g15680, whose product MGYRISCEEGEPAAAAALDDDNLLSEILLRLPPLPSSLPRASAVCRRWRGLISDTAFSRRFRLHHRRNPPLLGCFHTGADGPSFEPTLEAPDGVPPGRFSLQSDLVDHFRVLGCRHGLVLILDQTRLQLLVWDPVTGHQHRVSIPTGFDRLKLVHGTVLRAAPGDVHFQIVLVVGDHDEMQHGRALACVYSSKTVAWGNPRRTIVFTALH is encoded by the coding sequence ATGGGCTACCGCATAAGCTGTGAGGAGGgcgagccggcggcggcggcggcgctggacgACGATAACCTGCTGTCCGAgatcctcctccgcctcccgccccTCCCGTCCTCACTCCCCCGCGCCTCCGCCGTCTGCAGGCGCTGGCGCGGCCTCATCTCCGACACAGCCTTCTCCCGCCGCTTCCGCCTCCACCACCGCCGCAACCCTCCCCTCCTCGGCTGCTTCCACACAGGTGCCGACGGCCCATCCTTCGAGCCTACTCTGGAGGCCCCAGATGGTGTTCCGCCCGGGCGTTTCTCCTTGCAGTCCGACCTCGTCGACCACTTCCGGGTCCTCGGGTGCCGCCATGGCCTTGTGTTAATCCTCGACCAGACGAGGCTCCAGTTGCTGGTATGGGACCCCGTCACCGGCCACCAGCACCGCGTATCCATTCCCACGGGATTCGATCGGCTCAAGTTGGTCCACGGGACGGTGCTCCGCGCTGCTCCCGGGGACGTCCACTTCCAGATCGTCTTGGTAGTTGGAGACCACGACGAGATGCAACATGGACGAGCGCTGGCCTGCGTTTACTCGTCCAAGACCGTGGCGTGGGGTAATCCCAGAAGAACGATAGTATTCACCGCGTTACATTGA